From one Thermodesulfobium sp. 4217-1 genomic stretch:
- a CDS encoding MFS transporter — MSYIEVGSKEYKKVSAGILIGSIVNFALMYSPQPLISLYSELYHVSPETASLSISLTTITMSVCLFFVSLFISSWNRKLIMSCSLVLTSLCAILTAFLPNFYLFLALRLFEGIVVAGFPSIAMTYLHEEFSPRDIGKVIGYYVSGTAIGGFSGRILTGIFTDVLNWHIAFLIQGIICLIASIWFWLNLPESNNFNKTNISIRRLKSVLVFTLFNTKLANLYLTGFLLMGAYITVLNYIGYPLTRAPYDLSQTAFGFLFVVNLVGVFSSAFFGRLADQYSRKIIMGVALSIFIVGALLTLEPFLLVKIMGVALVAFGFFAGHAVASGWVGFLASRKQKCQAASYYLFFYYLGASLLGWAGGFFLKPFGWSGIVYYVCILLIIAFLASVKPFSHRLSTGLVRVFSRS; from the coding sequence TTGAGTTACATAGAGGTTGGAAGCAAAGAGTACAAAAAGGTTTCTGCAGGCATTTTGATTGGCAGTATAGTAAATTTTGCGTTGATGTATTCACCGCAGCCGCTAATTAGTCTATATTCCGAGCTATATCATGTCTCACCTGAGACTGCAAGCTTGTCAATCTCTCTAACAACTATCACGATGTCGGTATGTTTATTTTTTGTATCACTTTTTATAAGTTCTTGGAATAGAAAATTGATAATGAGCTGTTCTTTGGTTTTGACATCTCTTTGTGCAATTTTAACAGCTTTTCTGCCTAACTTTTACTTGTTTTTGGCTCTAAGACTTTTTGAAGGAATAGTTGTGGCGGGCTTTCCATCCATTGCAATGACATATTTACACGAAGAATTTTCACCAAGAGATATTGGTAAGGTCATAGGATACTATGTTTCAGGAACTGCAATAGGTGGTTTTTCTGGCAGGATTTTGACGGGCATATTTACTGATGTATTAAATTGGCACATAGCATTCTTAATACAAGGAATTATTTGTCTAATTGCCAGCATATGGTTTTGGCTTAACCTGCCTGAATCAAATAATTTTAATAAAACAAACATATCTATTCGACGTCTTAAATCTGTTTTGGTATTCACTCTATTTAACACAAAGCTTGCAAACCTATATTTAACTGGGTTTTTGTTGATGGGTGCATATATTACCGTTCTGAACTACATCGGATATCCCCTCACAAGAGCACCGTACGATCTGAGCCAAACAGCTTTTGGATTTTTGTTTGTAGTAAATCTTGTCGGGGTATTTAGCTCAGCATTTTTTGGAAGGCTGGCAGATCAATATTCAAGAAAAATTATAATGGGCGTTGCCCTCTCAATCTTCATTGTAGGCGCCTTGCTTACATTAGAGCCATTTTTACTTGTTAAGATAATGGGCGTTGCCCTTGTAGCCTTTGGTTTCTTTGCAGGACATGCTGTAGCAAGTGGTTGGGTTGGCTTTCTTGCATCAAGGAAGCAAAAGTGTCAGGCAGCTTCTTATTATTTGTTTTTCTACTATTTGGGAGCAAGCCTATTGGGTTGGGCTGGCGGCTTCTTCCTTAAACCTTTTGGCTGGAGTGGAATAGTTTACTATGTATGTATCTTG